The proteins below come from a single Deltaproteobacteria bacterium genomic window:
- a CDS encoding cytochrome P450 — MTTIDPATLDVASPEHYEQHGYPHAEWTWMRRHDPVFWYERPNVDPFWAITKHADIIKLGKQPERFLNAPRMAVFTRDLPPPEEGTSRHLLNMDPPDHGKYRKVTSQWFTPRAIRSMDAKVARVTREVLDAAAEVADADFVRDVSAKITIAVIAEMLGVPRADWDKLFRWTNEIIAPQDPEFQHGATAQATIDQARIELFIYFDELAKRRRVEPADDIVSVVANGQVNGAPLPPVELLSYFFLLVVAGNETTRNAMTGGMLALLEHPGEWRKLRADAGLVDRAVEEIVRWTTPVIQFCRTATEDYELRGKTIRKGQAVCLFYSSGNRDEEVFPDPFAFRVDRDPNPHIGFGMGEHVCLGAHLARLELRHAFAQLRERLVRCESSGPAERVRSSFVGGIKRAPMRWEIRATAA; from the coding sequence GTGACCACCATCGATCCGGCGACGCTCGACGTCGCGAGCCCCGAGCACTACGAGCAGCACGGGTATCCGCACGCCGAGTGGACGTGGATGCGGCGCCACGATCCGGTCTTCTGGTACGAGCGGCCGAACGTCGACCCGTTCTGGGCGATCACCAAGCACGCCGACATCATCAAGCTCGGGAAGCAGCCCGAGCGCTTCCTGAATGCGCCGCGGATGGCCGTCTTCACGCGCGATCTGCCGCCGCCGGAGGAAGGCACGTCCCGCCACCTCCTCAACATGGACCCGCCCGACCACGGCAAGTACCGCAAGGTGACGAGCCAGTGGTTCACGCCGCGCGCCATCCGCAGCATGGACGCCAAGGTCGCCCGGGTCACGCGCGAGGTCCTCGACGCCGCCGCGGAGGTCGCCGACGCGGACTTCGTGCGCGACGTGTCGGCGAAGATCACGATCGCGGTGATCGCCGAGATGCTGGGCGTGCCGCGCGCCGACTGGGACAAGCTCTTCCGCTGGACCAACGAGATCATCGCGCCGCAGGATCCGGAGTTCCAGCACGGCGCGACGGCGCAGGCGACGATCGACCAGGCGCGCATCGAACTCTTCATCTACTTCGACGAGCTCGCCAAGCGGCGACGCGTGGAGCCCGCCGACGACATCGTGAGCGTCGTCGCGAACGGCCAGGTGAACGGGGCGCCGCTGCCGCCGGTCGAGCTGCTGTCGTACTTCTTCCTGCTGGTGGTCGCCGGGAACGAGACGACGCGCAACGCCATGACCGGCGGTATGCTCGCGCTCCTCGAGCACCCCGGCGAGTGGCGGAAGCTGCGGGCCGACGCGGGGCTGGTCGACCGCGCCGTCGAGGAGATCGTGCGCTGGACGACGCCCGTCATCCAATTCTGCCGGACCGCGACGGAAGACTACGAGCTGCGGGGCAAGACGATCCGCAAGGGGCAGGCGGTCTGCCTCTTCTACTCGTCGGGGAACCGGGACGAGGAGGTCTTTCCCGATCCGTTCGCGTTCCGCGTCGACCGCGATCCGAATCCGCACATCGGGTTCGGGATGGGAGAGCACGTCTGTCTCGGCGCACATCTCGCCCGGCTCGAGTTGCGGCACGCGTTCGCGCAACTCCGCGAGCGGCTCGTGCGTTGCGAGTCGAGCGGGCCCGCCGAGCGGGTGCGCTCGAGCTTCGTCGGCGGCATCAAGCGCGCGCCGATGCGGTGGGAGATCCGCGCGACGGCGGCCTGA
- a CDS encoding RNA polymerase sigma factor encodes MGEAREDWIAVLDRLQAGDRVAFAKVNRLISGFLVQLRAYEMRDDWDDLRQEVVMSLVENARAGRLRDPEAFLGYVRIITRNKVVDRVKGARRRHERASVPLDDPAAREVAVPNDPVAAAAREVWAAVRDLPEEQQDVLDGIYRQGKTYEAVSDATGIPLGTMKRRLRDALMALRRRFADDGERGG; translated from the coding sequence GTGGGGGAGGCTCGGGAGGACTGGATCGCGGTGCTGGACCGCCTACAGGCGGGCGATCGTGTGGCGTTCGCCAAGGTGAACCGCTTGATTTCCGGCTTCCTGGTGCAGCTCCGGGCCTACGAGATGCGCGACGACTGGGACGACCTTCGGCAGGAGGTCGTGATGTCGCTGGTCGAGAATGCGCGCGCCGGCCGCCTCCGTGACCCCGAGGCGTTCCTCGGCTACGTCCGTATCATCACGCGCAACAAGGTCGTCGACCGCGTGAAGGGCGCGCGCCGCCGCCACGAGCGTGCGTCGGTGCCCCTCGACGACCCGGCGGCGCGCGAGGTCGCGGTGCCGAACGATCCGGTCGCGGCCGCTGCGCGCGAGGTGTGGGCCGCCGTTCGCGATCTGCCCGAGGAGCAGCAGGACGTGCTCGACGGGATCTATCGCCAGGGCAAGACCTATGAAGCCGTGAGCGACGCGACCGGCATTCCGCTCGGCACCATGAAACGTCGTCTCCGGGACGCGCTCATGGCGCTCAGGAGGCGATTCGCCGATGATGGTGAGCGTGGTGGGTGA
- a CDS encoding LLM class F420-dependent oxidoreductase — MRFWQSVAFAAPDELLELARTAEQVGFHGVFCSEHVFFPERLASKYPYSPDGTPLFTAETPWLDPWVQIAAMAAVTRTLRFVTGVYILPLRHPLEVAKTVASVALLSGDRVGLGIGAGWMREEFDVLGREFAGRGRRMDEQIAVLRKVWAGGMVEHHGAHYDFPRLQMSPAPRVAPPILIGGQSEAAFKRAARLGDGWVGSGHAPAQVLEVMRRLNELRRAAGREREPFDAILVLSAPAEVDDLRRFEDAGVTSLVSWPLTFTLGPQATMDEKRRYLEAYANDVIAKLR; from the coding sequence GTGAGGTTCTGGCAGTCCGTCGCGTTCGCGGCGCCCGACGAGCTGCTCGAGCTCGCACGGACCGCGGAGCAGGTCGGCTTCCACGGCGTCTTCTGCTCCGAGCACGTCTTCTTTCCGGAGCGCCTCGCCTCGAAGTACCCGTATTCGCCGGACGGGACGCCGCTGTTCACCGCCGAGACGCCGTGGCTCGATCCGTGGGTGCAGATCGCGGCGATGGCGGCGGTGACCCGGACCCTGCGCTTCGTGACGGGCGTCTACATCCTGCCGCTGCGGCATCCGCTCGAGGTGGCGAAGACGGTGGCGAGCGTGGCGCTGCTCTCGGGAGACCGGGTCGGCCTCGGCATCGGCGCCGGCTGGATGCGGGAGGAGTTCGACGTCCTCGGCCGCGAGTTCGCCGGACGCGGCAGGCGCATGGACGAACAGATTGCCGTCCTGCGCAAGGTATGGGCGGGCGGCATGGTCGAGCACCACGGGGCGCATTACGACTTTCCGCGCCTGCAGATGTCGCCCGCGCCGCGGGTGGCGCCGCCGATCCTGATCGGCGGGCAGAGCGAGGCGGCGTTCAAACGCGCGGCGCGCCTCGGAGACGGCTGGGTCGGGTCGGGGCACGCGCCGGCGCAGGTGCTGGAGGTGATGCGGCGCCTGAACGAGCTCCGGCGCGCGGCGGGCCGCGAGCGCGAGCCGTTCGACGCGATCCTCGTCCTGAGCGCGCCCGCGGAGGTCGACGACCTGCGGCGCTTCGAGGACGCCGGCGTCACCTCGCTGGTGAGCTGGCCGCTCACGTTCACGCTCGGTCCGCAGGCGACCATGGACGAGAAGCGGCGGTACCTCGAGGCCTACGCCAACGACGTGATCGCGAAGCTGCGCTGA
- a CDS encoding acyl-CoA synthetase: protein MKIHLGLLQELVAELLPDHEAIIAKDRILTHRDLAERSRRFARVLAARGLGCRKERGELQPWESGHDHVAVYLYNCPEYLEAMYGSYKARAAAVNINYRYKADELHYLLDDSSARAIVYHAVFAPLLAEVRGRLPKLEHLFQISDESGNALLPGAIDYEAALASEPATMLALPFSSDDLYVLYTGGTTGIPKGVLWRHEDVFFNGLGGNLPHFGRLDTEEKLRSHITMGVGGRSLICLPFMHGAGQWNSFNSFHRGGTIVLPDETKRLDAHAVWRAVEKYGCDQIGIIGDAFARPLISAQREGKYDLSSLRVLVSTAAVLSPTVKQELLAELPPVMVIESIGASELGMQAMANDTESGQKGLPAYQLREGTVLLKQDRSGELAPGTDETGWITSTGDLCLGYMGDEEKTRATFQTIHGKRYAIGGDRGRFLPDGRVLFLGRDSSCINSGGEKIYAEEVERIVKSHPAVYDALVVGVPNERWGQQVTAVMALAPGSAAPTLEELRAHCAPHLADYKLPKGIVIVPEVGRAPNGKPDYESAKRAALAAD from the coding sequence ATGAAGATCCATCTCGGTCTCCTCCAGGAGCTCGTCGCGGAGCTGCTCCCCGATCACGAAGCGATCATCGCCAAGGATCGCATCCTCACGCACCGCGATCTCGCCGAGCGCAGTCGCCGCTTCGCGCGCGTACTCGCGGCGCGCGGCCTCGGCTGCCGCAAGGAGCGCGGCGAGCTCCAGCCCTGGGAGTCCGGCCACGATCACGTCGCGGTCTACCTCTACAACTGCCCCGAATACCTCGAGGCGATGTACGGGAGCTACAAGGCGCGCGCGGCGGCGGTGAACATCAACTACCGCTACAAGGCCGACGAGCTGCACTACCTGCTCGACGACTCGAGCGCGCGCGCGATCGTGTACCACGCCGTGTTCGCGCCGCTGCTCGCCGAGGTGCGCGGCCGCTTGCCGAAGCTCGAGCACCTCTTTCAGATCTCCGACGAGTCCGGAAACGCCCTCCTACCGGGCGCGATCGACTACGAGGCGGCGCTCGCCTCCGAGCCGGCGACGATGCTGGCCCTGCCGTTCAGCTCGGACGACCTGTACGTCCTCTACACCGGCGGCACGACCGGAATCCCGAAGGGCGTGCTCTGGCGGCACGAGGACGTGTTCTTCAACGGGCTCGGCGGCAATCTGCCGCACTTCGGGCGCCTCGACACCGAGGAGAAGCTCCGCAGCCACATCACGATGGGCGTCGGCGGCCGGTCGCTCATCTGTCTGCCGTTCATGCACGGCGCCGGGCAGTGGAACTCGTTCAATTCCTTCCATCGCGGCGGTACGATCGTGCTTCCCGACGAGACGAAGCGGCTCGACGCGCACGCGGTCTGGCGGGCGGTCGAGAAGTACGGATGCGACCAGATCGGCATCATCGGCGACGCCTTCGCTCGGCCGCTCATCAGCGCTCAGCGTGAGGGCAAGTACGACCTCTCCTCGCTGCGCGTGCTGGTGAGCACGGCGGCGGTGCTGTCGCCGACGGTCAAGCAGGAGCTGCTCGCGGAGTTGCCGCCGGTCATGGTGATCGAGAGCATCGGCGCTTCGGAGCTGGGGATGCAGGCGATGGCCAACGACACGGAATCGGGTCAGAAGGGCCTGCCGGCGTATCAGCTCCGCGAGGGCACCGTGCTCCTGAAGCAGGATCGGAGCGGCGAACTCGCGCCGGGAACCGACGAGACCGGATGGATCACCAGCACCGGCGACCTCTGCCTCGGGTACATGGGCGACGAGGAGAAGACGCGCGCCACCTTCCAGACGATCCACGGCAAGCGGTACGCGATCGGCGGCGACCGCGGGCGCTTCCTGCCCGACGGCCGCGTGCTCTTCCTCGGACGCGACTCCTCCTGCATCAACAGCGGCGGCGAGAAGATCTACGCGGAAGAGGTGGAGCGCATCGTGAAGAGCCATCCGGCGGTGTACGACGCGCTCGTGGTCGGCGTTCCGAACGAGCGCTGGGGGCAGCAGGTGACGGCCGTCATGGCCCTCGCGCCGGGCAGCGCCGCGCCCACGCTCGAGGAGCTGCGGGCGCACTGCGCGCCGCATCTCGCCGACTACAAGCTCCCGAAGGGCATCGTGATCGTGCCCGAGGTGGGGCGGGCGCCGAACGGCAAGCCGGACTACGAGTCGGCGAAGCGGGCGGCGCTCGCGGCCGACTGA
- a CDS encoding VWA domain-containing protein, with product MLIRTRGTLRLAMTLALLLLSAGLTGPARAGEPPPTGSGDLVAHRADGTPLGACPLKHTDVAAEISGFVARVVVTQTFTNPFPDPVEAIYTFPLSDRAAVDDMTMRTGVRVIRGEIERREEARRIYEHAKNAGQLASLLDQERPNVFTQSLANLMPGAEVQVRIAYVEPLKFADGTFEFSFPTVVGPRFVSGNPTGHAGTGWAPDTDRVPDASRVTPPVTPEGTRAGHDLAIAVDLDAGVALGTVLSPLHPITVDRPTPERARIALTNRREIPNRDFVLRYTVATDALLSTVLAHRAADGDGYLSLVLLPPRRTTADSAAPKELVFVIDRSGSQTGAPLDKAKETMRWIIDHLNPRDTFQIVDFGSEANVLFAKSERVTPSSRKRAREHIDTLQANGGTMMAEAVRRVTAMPADEHRLRVVTFMTDGYVGNDVEVLDLVQQTRGRSRWFPFGTGNSVNRFLIESMARLGGGEPEFVLLSDSGEAIARKFYERIASPVLTDVQVAFEGLDVAEIEPRALADVWAERPLVLHARYRKAGSGAVVLRGFRGGLSYEQRLAVTLPERESAHAAIASLWARARIDAILDEDLGSVQRGEVPAERRERVVALALAHRLMTPFTSFVAVEEKIVNEGGRQRTVTVPVEMPDGVRYEAVFGGAATAMDASARAPIAAMGKGLAMLHAAPDGAVARRAREEHEAARQTPLALEEPALADAAPPPPPASPRAQARLAPELLALATTAGMTPDPALRGAQGRVRVVVTLATLGDAERRALAAAGLAIEIARGSTIVGWIAIEKLVALAEVDGVERVVASAT from the coding sequence ATGCTCATCCGAACCCGAGGCACCCTGCGCCTCGCCATGACACTCGCGCTGCTCCTGCTCTCCGCCGGCCTGACAGGCCCCGCCCGCGCCGGCGAACCTCCACCGACCGGATCCGGCGATCTCGTCGCCCATCGCGCCGACGGCACGCCCCTCGGCGCCTGCCCGTTGAAGCACACCGACGTCGCCGCCGAGATCTCGGGCTTCGTCGCCCGCGTCGTCGTGACCCAGACCTTCACCAATCCGTTCCCGGACCCGGTCGAGGCGATCTACACCTTCCCGCTCTCCGACCGCGCCGCCGTCGACGACATGACCATGCGGACCGGCGTCCGCGTGATCCGCGGCGAGATCGAGCGGCGCGAGGAGGCCCGCCGCATCTACGAGCACGCCAAGAACGCCGGACAGCTCGCGAGCCTCCTCGATCAAGAGCGGCCGAACGTCTTCACGCAGTCGCTCGCGAACCTCATGCCGGGCGCCGAGGTGCAGGTGCGGATCGCCTACGTCGAGCCGTTGAAGTTTGCCGACGGAACCTTCGAGTTCTCGTTCCCGACGGTCGTCGGGCCGCGCTTCGTGTCCGGCAACCCGACGGGACACGCCGGCACCGGCTGGGCACCCGACACCGATCGCGTCCCCGACGCGTCACGCGTGACGCCGCCGGTGACGCCCGAGGGCACCCGCGCCGGGCACGACCTCGCGATCGCCGTCGACCTCGACGCGGGCGTGGCGCTCGGCACCGTCCTCTCGCCGCTCCACCCGATCACGGTCGACCGTCCGACGCCGGAGCGCGCACGCATCGCGCTCACGAACCGCCGTGAGATCCCGAACCGGGACTTCGTGCTCCGCTACACCGTCGCGACCGATGCGCTCCTGAGCACCGTCCTGGCCCACCGCGCCGCCGACGGCGACGGCTACCTCAGCCTCGTCCTCCTGCCGCCGCGCCGCACGACCGCGGACAGCGCCGCCCCGAAGGAGCTCGTGTTCGTGATCGACCGCTCGGGTTCACAGACGGGCGCTCCGCTCGACAAAGCGAAGGAGACGATGCGCTGGATCATCGACCACCTGAACCCGCGCGACACCTTCCAGATCGTCGACTTCGGCTCGGAGGCCAACGTCTTGTTCGCGAAATCCGAGCGCGTGACGCCCTCGAGCCGGAAGCGCGCCCGCGAGCACATCGACACCCTCCAGGCGAACGGCGGCACGATGATGGCCGAAGCGGTCCGGCGCGTGACCGCGATGCCCGCCGACGAGCACCGTCTTCGCGTCGTGACCTTCATGACCGACGGCTACGTCGGCAACGACGTCGAGGTGCTCGACCTCGTCCAGCAGACCCGCGGTCGGTCACGCTGGTTCCCGTTCGGCACCGGCAACAGCGTGAACCGCTTCCTCATCGAGTCGATGGCACGGCTCGGCGGCGGCGAGCCCGAGTTCGTGCTGCTCTCCGACTCCGGCGAGGCCATCGCGCGGAAGTTCTACGAACGCATCGCGTCGCCCGTGTTGACCGACGTGCAGGTCGCGTTCGAAGGGCTCGATGTCGCCGAGATCGAGCCGCGCGCCCTCGCCGACGTATGGGCCGAGCGGCCGCTCGTGCTCCACGCGCGCTACCGGAAGGCGGGGAGCGGCGCCGTCGTGCTGCGCGGCTTCCGCGGCGGCCTGTCGTATGAGCAGCGGCTCGCCGTCACCTTGCCGGAGCGTGAGAGCGCGCACGCCGCGATCGCGTCGCTCTGGGCCCGCGCGCGTATCGACGCGATCCTCGACGAAGACCTCGGGTCCGTCCAACGCGGCGAGGTGCCGGCGGAGCGCCGCGAGCGTGTCGTCGCCCTCGCCCTTGCCCATCGCTTGATGACGCCGTTCACCTCGTTCGTCGCGGTCGAGGAGAAGATCGTGAACGAAGGCGGACGGCAGCGGACCGTGACCGTCCCCGTCGAGATGCCGGACGGCGTCCGCTACGAGGCCGTCTTCGGCGGCGCCGCCACCGCGATGGACGCGTCGGCACGCGCGCCCATCGCGGCCATGGGAAAGGGACTCGCCATGCTCCACGCCGCGCCCGACGGCGCTGTCGCCAGGCGCGCACGCGAGGAGCACGAGGCCGCTCGCCAGACGCCGCTCGCCTTGGAGGAGCCAGCGCTCGCCGACGCCGCACCGCCGCCACCGCCCGCGAGTCCGCGCGCCCAGGCCCGTCTCGCTCCCGAGCTCCTCGCGCTCGCGACGACGGCGGGGATGACGCCGGACCCCGCGCTCCGGGGCGCGCAGGGCCGCGTCCGGGTCGTCGTTACCCTCGCGACGCTCGGCGACGCGGAACGCCGCGCGCTCGCCGCCGCCGGTCTCGCGATCGAGATCGCGCGGGGATCGACGATCGTCGGCTGGATCGCGATCGAGAAGCTGGTCGCGCTCGCGGAGGTCGACGGCGTCGAGCGCGTCGTCGCCTCCGCCACGTAG
- a CDS encoding thiolase domain-containing protein has translation MAERCAVIGIGQTKHDVKRTDVSLPGLLREAVDRAFADAGVGWRDIDAVVIGKAPDMFEGTMMPELYLADALGAAGKPMLRVHTAGSVGGSTAIVAAHLIQAGIHERVLTVAYEKQSEGNAMWALTVRIPFQQAIVAGAGGYFAPLIRAYMRRSGAPEDTGVKVALKDRRNAPKNPYSHLVFPDVTYEMIEGSPMLWDPIRYMETCPSSDGACAMVLASDAAAKKAKHKPAWVHGTAMRSEPTMFAGRDLVNPRAGRDCAAELYKKAGITDPRKELDCAEVYVPFSWFEPMWMENLGFAPEGEGWKMTQEGATALDGDMPINASGGVLSSNPIGASGMIRFAEAALQVRGLAGEHQVPGAARALGHAYGGGSQFFAMWIVGSERP, from the coding sequence ATGGCAGAGCGTTGCGCCGTCATCGGCATCGGTCAGACGAAGCACGACGTGAAGCGCACCGACGTGTCGCTTCCGGGGCTCCTGCGCGAGGCGGTCGATCGCGCCTTTGCCGACGCGGGCGTCGGCTGGCGCGACATCGACGCGGTCGTGATCGGCAAGGCGCCCGACATGTTCGAAGGCACGATGATGCCCGAGCTCTACCTCGCCGACGCGCTCGGCGCGGCCGGGAAGCCGATGCTGCGCGTGCATACGGCGGGCAGCGTCGGGGGCTCGACCGCGATCGTCGCGGCGCACCTGATCCAGGCGGGCATCCACGAGCGGGTGCTGACGGTCGCCTACGAGAAGCAGAGCGAGGGCAACGCCATGTGGGCGCTCACCGTCCGCATCCCGTTCCAGCAGGCGATCGTCGCCGGCGCGGGCGGCTACTTCGCGCCGCTCATCCGCGCCTACATGCGGCGTTCGGGTGCTCCCGAGGACACCGGCGTCAAGGTGGCCCTCAAGGACCGGCGAAACGCGCCGAAGAACCCGTACTCCCACCTCGTCTTCCCCGATGTCACCTACGAGATGATCGAGGGGTCGCCCATGCTCTGGGATCCGATCCGCTACATGGAGACGTGTCCTTCGTCGGACGGCGCGTGCGCGATGGTGCTCGCGAGCGACGCGGCGGCGAAGAAGGCGAAGCACAAGCCGGCCTGGGTGCACGGCACCGCCATGCGGAGCGAGCCGACCATGTTCGCGGGGCGCGACCTCGTGAACCCGCGGGCCGGCCGCGATTGCGCGGCCGAGCTCTACAAGAAGGCCGGCATCACCGATCCGCGCAAGGAGCTCGACTGCGCCGAGGTGTACGTTCCGTTCAGCTGGTTCGAGCCGATGTGGATGGAGAACCTCGGGTTCGCGCCGGAAGGGGAGGGCTGGAAGATGACGCAGGAGGGGGCGACGGCGCTCGACGGCGACATGCCGATCAACGCCTCGGGCGGCGTGCTCTCGTCGAACCCGATCGGCGCCTCGGGCATGATCCGTTTCGCCGAGGCGGCGCTGCAGGTGCGCGGCCTCGCGGGGGAGCACCAGGTGCCGGGCGCCGCACGCGCGCTCGGGCACGCCTACGGCGGCGGCTCGCAGTTCTTCGCGATGTGGATCGTCGGGAGCGAACGGCCGTGA
- a CDS encoding thiolase domain-containing protein: MPSRDVAIVGFAQSASVRREASRNEVEMLMPILQEAKRQAGLRGRDIGVTVSGSCDYLAGQPFAFVSALDAVGAWPPIVESHVEMDGAWALYEAWVKLQTGEADSALVYAFGKSSMGDLPEVLTIQLDPYTTAPLWPDAVSLAALQARAYLEKTGTSERDLAEVAFRSRRAAAANPKAQVRTSADAETLLATPYLVSPLRAHDCPPISDGCAAIVLACGDAVKKSAMTPVWIRGIDHRIEAHALGVRDLTTSPSTKLAGEKAGVGKGRVDLAELHAPFTHQELILREALGLGAGVDVNPSGGALAANPMMVAGLVRIGEAAARLAGGAGKRAVAHATSGPCLQQNLVCVLERD, translated from the coding sequence ATTCGCGCAGTCGGCGAGCGTCCGGCGCGAGGCCTCGAGGAACGAGGTCGAGATGCTGATGCCGATCCTGCAGGAGGCCAAGCGGCAGGCGGGCCTGCGGGGACGGGACATCGGCGTCACGGTGTCGGGGAGCTGCGACTACCTCGCCGGGCAGCCGTTCGCGTTCGTGAGCGCGCTCGACGCGGTCGGCGCGTGGCCGCCGATCGTCGAGTCGCACGTCGAGATGGACGGCGCGTGGGCGCTCTACGAGGCGTGGGTGAAGCTGCAGACGGGCGAGGCCGACTCGGCGCTCGTCTACGCCTTCGGGAAGTCCTCGATGGGAGACCTCCCGGAGGTGCTGACGATCCAGCTCGATCCGTACACGACGGCGCCGCTCTGGCCCGATGCGGTCTCGCTCGCGGCGCTCCAGGCGCGGGCGTACCTCGAGAAGACCGGGACGAGCGAGCGGGATCTCGCCGAGGTGGCGTTCCGGAGTCGGCGCGCGGCGGCGGCGAATCCGAAGGCGCAGGTGCGGACGTCGGCCGACGCCGAGACGCTGCTCGCCACGCCCTACCTGGTCTCGCCGCTGCGCGCCCACGACTGTCCGCCCATCTCCGACGGCTGCGCCGCGATCGTGCTCGCCTGCGGCGACGCCGTGAAGAAGAGCGCGATGACGCCGGTCTGGATCCGCGGCATCGACCATCGCATCGAGGCGCACGCGCTCGGCGTCCGCGACCTCACGACGTCGCCATCGACGAAGCTCGCCGGGGAGAAGGCGGGCGTGGGTAAGGGGCGGGTCGACCTCGCCGAGCTGCACGCGCCGTTCACGCACCAGGAGCTGATCCTGCGCGAGGCGCTCGGCCTCGGGGCCGGCGTGGACGTGAACCCGTCGGGCGGCGCGCTCGCGGCGAATCCGATGATGGTCGCGGGACTGGTGCGCATCGGCGAAGCGGCGGCGCGCCTCGCCGGCGGGGCCGGGAAGCGGGCCGTCGCGCACGCGACCTCCGGGCCGTGCCTGCAGCAGAATCTGGTCTGCGTGCTGGAGAGGGACTAA
- a CDS encoding transposase, which yields MKQECVRLHRFESRGHAFRVIADWRDRYDADRPHSALGYLAPQEYRERLAA from the coding sequence ATGAAGCAAGAGTGCGTCCGGCTCCACCGTTTCGAGAGCCGCGGCCACGCCTTCCGTGTCATCGCGGATTGGCGCGATCGTTACGATGCCGATCGGCCGCACTCGGCGCTCGGCTATCTCGCACCCCAAGAGTATCGCGAGAGATTGGCGGCCTGA
- a CDS encoding enoyl-CoA hydratase/isomerase family protein, translated as MAEPALIYEKEGHVATLTMNRPEVRNALNAEMLCRLADAWQDVNDDPGIRVAILTGAGEQAFCAGADLDRLVRMMQGQRPPETDYDRRIIADVPIIYKGLLRNYDVVKPIVAAVKGFCVAGGSEILQTTDVRIAAEDARFAIAEVKHGLFPMGGSTARLARQIPFCHAMEILLMGEQFSAADALRIGLVNRVVPASEVMSEARRCAEVIARNGPLAVQAVKRSVLAGLGRPTAEALDLEQQFGIPVSMSQDAKEGTRAFKEKRTPVFQGQ; from the coding sequence ATGGCGGAACCCGCGCTGATCTACGAGAAGGAGGGCCACGTCGCGACCCTCACGATGAACCGGCCCGAGGTGCGGAACGCCTTGAACGCCGAGATGCTCTGCCGCCTCGCCGACGCGTGGCAGGACGTCAACGACGACCCCGGGATCCGCGTCGCCATCCTGACGGGCGCGGGCGAGCAGGCGTTTTGCGCCGGCGCCGACCTCGACCGGCTCGTGCGGATGATGCAGGGGCAGCGCCCGCCCGAGACCGACTACGACCGGCGGATCATCGCGGACGTGCCCATCATTTATAAGGGGCTGTTGCGGAACTACGACGTCGTGAAGCCCATCGTGGCGGCCGTGAAGGGGTTTTGCGTCGCCGGCGGCAGCGAGATCCTGCAGACCACCGACGTCCGGATCGCCGCCGAGGACGCCCGGTTCGCCATCGCCGAGGTGAAGCACGGGCTCTTCCCCATGGGCGGATCGACGGCGCGGCTGGCGCGGCAGATCCCGTTCTGCCACGCCATGGAGATCCTCCTCATGGGCGAGCAGTTCTCCGCGGCGGACGCCCTCAGGATCGGCCTCGTGAACCGCGTCGTCCCGGCGAGCGAGGTGATGTCCGAGGCGCGGCGTTGCGCCGAGGTCATCGCGCGCAACGGTCCGCTCGCCGTACAGGCCGTGAAGCGCTCCGTGCTCGCGGGGCTCGGCCGACCGACGGCCGAGGCCCTCGATCTGGAGCAGCAGTTCGGGATTCCCGTGTCGATGTCGCAAGACGCCAAAGAGGGGACGCGCGCCTTCAAGGAGAAGCGCACCCCCGTCTTCCAAGGACAGTGA